From the Triticum dicoccoides isolate Atlit2015 ecotype Zavitan unplaced genomic scaffold, WEW_v2.0 scaffold130525, whole genome shotgun sequence genome, one window contains:
- the LOC119343512 gene encoding uncharacterized protein LOC119343512 gives MVHVELDRADEWSESDVSEDVSDSEVGDGLDWLDAVESHDGSARLSAAFSIVGGAAAARRPNAHGGVLSRPFQPLSNRTQKLASHIRATPLEEWEGRMNVGMSNSVTTAIRDSIRDTSIGKIRNHEKADRATVEQVFTCSLLSDIYSVLCLLERNMSACTCNLA, from the exons ATGGTGCACGTCGAGCTCGACCGTGCGGACGAGTGGTCCGAGTCCGACGTCTCGGAAGATGTCTCCGACTCCGAAGTGGGCGATGGCCTGGACTGGCTCGACGCCGTCGAGAGCCATGATGGTTCAGCCCGGCTATCCGCCGCCTTCTCGATCGTCGGAGGCGCGGCCGCGGCGCGGAGGCCGAATGCGCACGGCGGCGTGCTCTCCCGCCCCTTTCAGCCGCTCTCCAATCGCACGCAGAAGCTCGCCTCCCACATCCGGGCCACGCCCTTGGAG GAGTGGGAAGGTAGAATGAACGTGGGGATGTCAAATTCGGTAACGACTGCAATCAGGGACAGCATAAGGGACACATCAATTGGCAAAATAAGGAACCATGAGAAGGCCGATCGTGCTACGGTGGAACAGGTCTTTACATGCTCTCTGCTAAGTGATATTTATTCTGTCCTATGCCTTTTGGAGCGGAACATGTCTGCTTGCACTTGCAATCTTGCATAA